The sequence CTATTTTTATTTCCTCTAAAGGAACTTCAATTATGTATTCAAATTTGCCATAAGGACGTACAGCAATCTTTTCTTTCACAAATGGATTGACTGTCACAAGCATAACTTTTTCCGTTTTTTCATCATACCTAGTCACTGCAAATCGGTACCCCAAAATCATTACATACGGAATAATCTCATACGCATCTTCCAATTCTTCAACTAAAATGGGCTTGATGAATGCTTGATCACTATTCTTCATCTTTCTAAAACCATATTGCACATCAGTTGGATTCTCTGACCGCAAATAATAGCTTCGCTGATAAGATATAAGTTCAAACTCCTTACTATCCCATAAAGCAAATCGACCTTTTCGTATCATGCCATCTCCTCCCCACTGTAAAGAACTCTTCTACAATATTATACATAATATTCGGATTCTTTGATACGAATTTCATTCAAAACATAATTATTACTTTCATAACAAGTGTTCTTCAAAATTCATACAAAAAAAGCAACTCCCTATCCACATCAATAGGGAACTGCTTTTTTAATCGATTCTCATCAAATCGAGTGGTGTAATAATCCCAAGCAATTTCTCTTCAGGCCTTCCATTCTCCGTAATAAGAAGTGCCTCAAGACGTTTTCCACCGACAACGGCCTTTTTGAAATATTCCTCAGCCTCATAGACAGACAAAGTTCTTTCAATGAAGCGGTACGTATTCTTCTGCTTCTCATGGTAGTGAATGTCGAGGAGCGTCGGAATTTCCCGGGAAATGATTTCATCTGTCCCTTTATCCGCCAGCCAGTACGTAATACCTGCTGCCGTAATCAGTCCAACAAACTTTCGATTTTCATAAATAGGAATTTGGTTAAATCTCTTATCATGAATCAGCTTTAAGCCTTTCGCAAGCGTATCAGAAGCCCGTAGCGTATGCACTTTTCGCTGGAACAAATCTCCGACTATGACGGGTTTCGACAGTTCCCGTTCAATATATTCGATAAGCTCAACGACATTATCATGTGGTTCAGCAATCGCGTAATCGACATCCGTTCGTCGATGGACAATCGCATTGCGCAAATCAGCACATTCTCGTAAATCCACTTCAAACTTGCGGATCACCGCATTTATATTTTTTGTTTTATCAATTAATCGTGAGAAAGGCATATAACTGCTTAAACCGCTAATCTTCTCCATCAATTTCTCAATACGATTAAAGGCGATAATGAAACGATCAGAATTGCGTTCAACCATTAGAATTCCTCCAGTCAGTAGAGTCCTTTTACGGATTATACCACGGGAGCATAATTACACAGTTGTTTTCGCTGCATTACGTTTCGACATAAAAATGCCAAATAGCAACAGTAAAATGATGACGATGACTGTTACGCCAGCACTCATCCATAAATCTGACAGATCCGCATCTACTTGAAACCAGTATGTTGCATAAGTCGCTAATTTCCATGGCGACACCGCCCAATACACACCAATGAGTGAATCAATAACTGGATAAATAAGTGTAATCACAATCGCCAAGCCTGCCGCACCACCTGTCGGCAACCATGCACTAAGCGCTAAAACAACCGTAACAACAAAGATAAGCCACAAACTATACGTTGCGATAAAGCCAAATAACAATCCGACATCAACAGAATTGAAGAGAATCTCAATATAATACCACGCTGCCATGAACCCTAGACATGCACTGCCAAGAACAAGGGCATTGACGACAAGCCATTTACTTAAAAAGTACGCTCGAAAAGACATCGGGCGAACATATAACAATGTCGCAGTGCCATTTTTCCGTTCACTTGAAATTGTCCCCATACATGCAAGAACGATAATCAGGATACCGATGAATTGATACTGCCCAAGTAAAGAAATGAAAATATCCGAGCCTTGAAATTCCGGCCATAAGAAATCCATTCCCTCTGGCATGTTGCCAACACTCTTCATAATTTCTGGTAAAAAGTGATTAGTGATTGGTTCCAGGACACCTAAAATAATAAAGACAAGTGGAATCCATAACACTTTGAAGTTTCGAGTATGTTCACGCCATTCTTTTTGTAACAAGACACCGAATCCAGCCATTAGACCACCGCCACTTTCATAAATATTTCTTCAAGGCTTGCCGTCTGCCGCTCAACTTTTCGCACTGAAAATACACCTGCACTTAACAGAGTCAGCACTTCCGACATGTCAACCTGCTCTTGGCGAACATCAATAGAGACCGTCAACCCTTTTACATACACTTGCCACTTAGCCCCTGCTGTAAAACGCTGTAATTCCTCCAACCGTTCAAATTCAATCATAATCCTCGGTTCTGCATAACGTGAACGCACTTCATCGAGTGAACCGTGTTCGACTAATTTTCCTTGGCGTAAAAACAGTAGTTGATCGGTCATTTCTTCTGCATCATTCAAGATGTGTGTCGAATATAAAATGGTCGTTTGCTGTTGCAACTCCTTCAACAAGTCCATTACTTGACGACGCCCCACTGGGTCAAGTGCCGATACTGGCTCATCGAGCAATAACAATTTTGGCTTATGAACAATC comes from Sporosarcina sp. FSL K6-3457 and encodes:
- a CDS encoding ABC transporter permease, encoding MAGFGVLLQKEWREHTRNFKVLWIPLVFIILGVLEPITNHFLPEIMKSVGNMPEGMDFLWPEFQGSDIFISLLGQYQFIGILIIVLACMGTISSERKNGTATLLYVRPMSFRAYFLSKWLVVNALVLGSACLGFMAAWYYIEILFNSVDVGLLFGFIATYSLWLIFVVTVVLALSAWLPTGGAAGLAIVITLIYPVIDSLIGVYWAVSPWKLATYATYWFQVDADLSDLWMSAGVTVIVIILLLLFGIFMSKRNAAKTTV
- a CDS encoding ABC transporter ATP-binding protein, translating into MTLLLQVDQLTKRYGDYTAADTVSFELEEHTSTALIGPNGAGKTTTLSMLAGLVSSTSGTIQFQGDAKQDIRSIIGFLPQYPKFFPWLSALEFTEMAARLSGVAVKQARVEAKKTLEFVGLEEALNKKTGTFSGGMKQRLGLAQAIVHKPKLLLLDEPVSALDPVGRRQVMDLLKELQQQTTILYSTHILNDAEEMTDQLLFLRQGKLVEHGSLDEVRSRYAEPRIMIEFERLEELQRFTAGAKWQVYVKGLTVSIDVRQEQVDMSEVLTLLSAGVFSVRKVERQTASLEEIFMKVAVV
- a CDS encoding CBS domain-containing protein is translated as MVERNSDRFIIAFNRIEKLMEKISGLSSYMPFSRLIDKTKNINAVIRKFEVDLRECADLRNAIVHRRTDVDYAIAEPHDNVVELIEYIERELSKPVIVGDLFQRKVHTLRASDTLAKGLKLIHDKRFNQIPIYENRKFVGLITAAGITYWLADKGTDEIISREIPTLLDIHYHEKQKNTYRFIERTLSVYEAEEYFKKAVVGGKRLEALLITENGRPEEKLLGIITPLDLMRID